Genomic window (Thermotoga sp.):
GAGACTTGTCAAACCCTGGGCCACCTTTTCAAGGGCATCTACGAACATGGGGCGCATGCCTTTCTCCACGGCGTGTCTTGCGATCTCCATCTCGCTGGCCCTTGAAGATATCAGCGTCCTCATCTCCTCATCGACTATCATAACTTCTCCTATGGCCATTCTGCCTCTGTACCTCATTCCTCTACAGGCAGGGCATCCCTCCTCAGAAGGGTAGTAGATTTGGTTGGGTACCTCCCCGAGGAATCGTTCGAAATAGAACTTCGACTTTTCATCTTTCACTTCTCCCGAAACCTTGCATTCGTTGCACAATCTCCTTATCAATCTTTGACCTATGACTCCTATCAGAGAGGTACCAAGGAGGTGTGGATCTATTCCCATCTCCATGAGCCTGGACACGGCACCCGCTGCTGTGTTGGTGTGCAACGTGCTCAAAACCAGATGACCCGTGAGAGAAGCCTCAACAGCAAGCTGAGCGGTTTCTGTGTCTCTGATCTCACCGACCATGATGATATCGGGATCCTGCCTCAGAAATGCCCTCAGGTATCGAGCAAAGGTGAGTCCTATCTCCGGAAAAACCTGGCATTGAGTGACTCCTTCGATTGTGTACTCCACAGGGTCTTCAGCGGTGACGATGTTCACGCCTTCGCCTTTCAAGTGATTTATCATGGCCACAAGAGTCGTTGATTTTCCACTCCCGGTGGGACCTGTAACGAGAATAATACCGTACGGTTTTTCTAGAAGAGAGAGTATCCTCCTGTAGTTATACTCACTGTATCCGAGTTCCTCCAAACGCCTGTTTGCAGCGGACACTTTCAGAATCCTCATCACAACCTTCTCACCGAATGTAGACGGCATGGTCGACACCCTGAAATCATACTGCTCTCCACTCTTTATCGTGTAGAATTTCCCGTCCTGGGGTAGTCTCCTCTCTGAAACATCCAAACCGCTCATGATTTTGATGCGTGCCACAACAGAATTGTGCTGCATTTTCTGATACTCCAGAACCTTTCTCAAGACTCCATCCACCCTGAATCTCACCCTTACTGTCCTCTTCATCGGCTCGATGTGGATGTCGCTCGCTCCCATCTCTATAGCACGGTTTATTATGTTGTTGACGAGACGAACGATCGGAGCCTCTTCTATTACTGTTTCCTCTGATTCCTCGGCCTCCTCTTCCACCTGACCTTCAGCTTCTTCTATTGTGACGTACGGCTCTTCGAAAAGCTCAAGTGGCACACCCAGTACGTAGGTCTGGTACAGCATGGAAAAATCTCTGCTTGCGACCAGGTAGATCTCTGGATTCTTCCCCGTGAGGAAACGAACCTCTTGCCTTATTCTTGGAATGTTCGTTCCGTTGTCTGTGACGACGACAAGGGTACCATCTTCTTTTTTGTTGACGGGAATGACGTGGAGAGATTCTATGATGTTCTTGGGAAGAGATCCAACCACGTTGAGCGGTATGTTCTTCGGGAGATCCCTCAAAATCGGTGCATCGTATTGTTCACTCAGAGCTTCAAGCAGCTGATCTTCCGTGATGTAACCCAATTCCACCAATACTTCCCCTAGGGGTTTCTTCAGTTGTTTTTGTATCTCGAGTGCTTTTTCTAGCTCTTCCCTGGTTATGAATCCCTTCTCGACCAGTATCTCCCCCAGTTTTCTGTACCTTCTTAGCATTTACAGAAGTCCCTCCAGGCCGTACCTGTATATGGCGGGAATATCACCTTCTGGGAACAGGATCTTGTCCTCATCCGGGAACCTGGTGGCTATAAAGATCACGCGTATCTCATCGTCGGGGATTTCATCGTCGAAGATGAGTCCGAACTTCACGTCCGCATCTTCACTGCTGTTCTGTCTTATGATCATAGCAGCTTCGTGTACTTCCTCCATTCTGATGTTGCTGGGAGCCGTTATGTTGAAGACGATGGAACTGGCGTTCTCGACAGGGTGCTCTATCAACTTACTTTCCATGGCCTTTTTAGCCGCTTCCCTAGCCCTTTGTTCACCCTTTCCAACTCCTATACCAAGGAGTGCCGCTCCTGCATCCTTCATCACAGACTCTATGTCCGCAAAATCGAGGTTTATGTAACCTCTTTTCGTTATGAGCTCTGAGATACCCTTCACTCCCTGGTGCAAGGTTTCATCCGCCTTCAGGAAAGCATCCTTTATCCTTACGTCCCTTGGAAGTTCTTCCATGAGCTTGTTGTTGGAGATCTTTATGAGAGTATCAACGTGCTCTCTGAGTTTTTTCAATCCTTTTATTGCCTTGTTCAACCTCTCCGGACCTTCGAAGTAGAAAGGAGTGGTGACGATAGCCACCGTCAGAATTCCCATTTCCTTGGCTGTTCTGGCTATGACCGGCGAGGCCCCCGTTCCCGTTCCACCACCGAGCCCTGCGGTTATGAAAACCATGTGGGTGTCCTCAAGGACCTCACGGATCTTTTCCTCGCTTTCCTTGGCTGCTTCTTCACCTATTTCCGGTCTTCCACCGGCACCGAGTCCACGCGTGATGTTTTCCCCTATCTGTATCTTGACATCGGCGTTGGAGGCTTCGAGGACCTGAAGGTCTGTGTTCACAGCAACAAACTCAACACCGTGTATTCCTATCTCTATCATCCTGTTTATAGCGTTGTTCCCCGCTCCTCCGACTCCTATGACCTTTATTCGCAGGTTGTTTGCCTGGGGTATGTTCCTACTCTCTTTCTTTCTCTCAACATCAAGGTCAAAGCCCATACTTCTAACCTCCCGATCACTCCATCAGTTCCTTGAACAGCCTGAGAATCTTTCTGAAGGGATTTTCACGTTTTGCCGGTGCTTCCTCATAGGGATTTTCCATCGACGAGAAGACGTTCCCGAAGGCAGCAGCAAAAGAAGGATCATAGGCAGCTTCGTCTGAGTTGACGATCAGTGGCTTGTCGGAGTTCGCATAGCACCCTGTTCGCACAGGAGCCCTGAACACCTCCGTCGCCAGATCGTTTATCCTGGGAATTTTGGCACCCCCACCCGATAGAACGACGCCACCAGGTATACCTATCTCTCCCTCTTCCATTATCTTCGCTTCTACCTCTCTGAAGACCTTCTTCGACTTGCTCATTATCTCCCTGAGGCGAGCGTGTATGATGACGGCGAGTTTTTTCACGTTCGTAGTTTTTACCGTGTTTCCATCCAGTCCTCTGTACTGTATCTCTTCTTCATTGAGATCGCTGTAGACAGCGTTGCCGTAGGTGATGATCAATCTTTCCGCTTCTTCGAAAGACGTGTCCAGGACCGTGGAAACGTCTTTGATCACGTGCCTCATACCGACGGGAACATAAGCGATCTTTATGGGAACACCGTTCTTGTAGGCTATCAGACCTGTGAAGTTATAACCCAGGTTCAAAACCACCACTCCACGATCCTTTTCTGATGAGGTGAGAACACCTTCTGCTGTGGAAACAAGAGAAGACCTCAGCTGAAAGGGACTCTTCACTATATCCTGAAGGAAGTTGTAGAACATCTCGTAGACTCTCAGAGGAATTACTATGGAGGTGTACTCAACGGTGATCTTCGATGCTCTCATGTCGAGAGGGTTGAAGACAATTCTTTCATCATCGAGAAGATACCTCTTGGAGAAAAGATGGAGGGGCTTTTTCCCATCCTCCTCCAGCTTTCCCAGAGCTTCTGCCTGCATCTCTCCGAGGATGTCCAGGTTCATCACTCGCTTGTCTTCTCCGAACTCTTTCTCCGCCACAACATCCTTTCGTTCGAAATTCACACTGCTGAAAGATATGATGAAATCGCTTTTCAAAGATCTTTGGATTTGCTCTTCCAGTTCTTTCAAAAGCGTGTTCACAGATTCTTTGAAGGCGATTGCATCCTTTATCTCTCCCTCGTCCAGTCCCCTGGATTTCACGCTCGAGTAAGCGAGTGCCTCCCATTCCTGATCATGCTTTCTCAGGACCAGTCCCTTTATGTACCTGGAACCTATATCTATGGAGGTGAAAAAGGCAGCTTTCGGCAAGTCAATCACCCCTTATTTTTATCAGAATTCCACCGTCTGCTAGAAAATACTCGCTTTTCGGTTCGAGGAGATCGATCTGTGTCTCTAATATCCGAAAATTGTTCGCAAGATCCTGCCACTTCTTGAACGAAACCGTTACC
Coding sequences:
- the ftsZ gene encoding cell division protein FtsZ, giving the protein MGFDLDVERKKESRNIPQANNLRIKVIGVGGAGNNAINRMIEIGIHGVEFVAVNTDLQVLEASNADVKIQIGENITRGLGAGGRPEIGEEAAKESEEKIREVLEDTHMVFITAGLGGGTGTGASPVIARTAKEMGILTVAIVTTPFYFEGPERLNKAIKGLKKLREHVDTLIKISNNKLMEELPRDVRIKDAFLKADETLHQGVKGISELITKRGYINLDFADIESVMKDAGAALLGIGVGKGEQRAREAAKKAMESKLIEHPVENASSIVFNITAPSNIRMEEVHEAAMIIRQNSSEDADVKFGLIFDDEIPDDEIRVIFIATRFPDEDKILFPEGDIPAIYRYGLEGLL
- a CDS encoding cell division protein FtsA, with amino-acid sequence MPKAAFFTSIDIGSRYIKGLVLRKHDQEWEALAYSSVKSRGLDEGEIKDAIAFKESVNTLLKELEEQIQRSLKSDFIISFSSVNFERKDVVAEKEFGEDKRVMNLDILGEMQAEALGKLEEDGKKPLHLFSKRYLLDDERIVFNPLDMRASKITVEYTSIVIPLRVYEMFYNFLQDIVKSPFQLRSSLVSTAEGVLTSSEKDRGVVVLNLGYNFTGLIAYKNGVPIKIAYVPVGMRHVIKDVSTVLDTSFEEAERLIITYGNAVYSDLNEEEIQYRGLDGNTVKTTNVKKLAVIIHARLREIMSKSKKVFREVEAKIMEEGEIGIPGGVVLSGGGAKIPRINDLATEVFRAPVRTGCYANSDKPLIVNSDEAAYDPSFAAAFGNVFSSMENPYEEAPAKRENPFRKILRLFKELME
- a CDS encoding GspE/PulE family protein, which gives rise to MLRRYRKLGEILVEKGFITREELEKALEIQKQLKKPLGEVLVELGYITEDQLLEALSEQYDAPILRDLPKNIPLNVVGSLPKNIIESLHVIPVNKKEDGTLVVVTDNGTNIPRIRQEVRFLTGKNPEIYLVASRDFSMLYQTYVLGVPLELFEEPYVTIEEAEGQVEEEAEESEETVIEEAPIVRLVNNIINRAIEMGASDIHIEPMKRTVRVRFRVDGVLRKVLEYQKMQHNSVVARIKIMSGLDVSERRLPQDGKFYTIKSGEQYDFRVSTMPSTFGEKVVMRILKVSAANRRLEELGYSEYNYRRILSLLEKPYGIILVTGPTGSGKSTTLVAMINHLKGEGVNIVTAEDPVEYTIEGVTQCQVFPEIGLTFARYLRAFLRQDPDIIMVGEIRDTETAQLAVEASLTGHLVLSTLHTNTAAGAVSRLMEMGIDPHLLGTSLIGVIGQRLIRRLCNECKVSGEVKDEKSKFYFERFLGEVPNQIYYPSEEGCPACRGMRYRGRMAIGEVMIVDEEMRTLISSRASEMEIARHAVEKGMRPMFVDALEKVAQGLTSLEEVFRVTTPP